From the genome of Anopheles moucheti chromosome 3, idAnoMoucSN_F20_07, whole genome shotgun sequence, one region includes:
- the LOC128302873 gene encoding brachyurin-like has product MHWFTVLITLGIVAVSAVGSDGQELPVKSSVENLSHIPRPLEHDANKPNIAAASDKLSTDGYVVFPGQFPHHAHLDVKFEESVTTAQTSGSLITPNYILTRSNVFRISNPYGVAVLGIGDASDTTTQQRINFTKSGVQVHPSYDIATIRLEYSVALTKYVQPIRLPRLSDSRKYEMMEGTNVGSFYGPRRYSRNQIMSNVDCHEQHPYAFISSYDICTNAFVGGSFCKMTYGSGLIVEDEKGRILVGVTSSIYACELNYPTVYARVAEHRDWIATNSNYVFDV; this is encoded by the coding sequence ATGCATTGGTTCACGGTGTTAATTACGCTTGGTATTGTTGCAGTCTCTGCAGTGGGAAGTGATGGGCAAGAGTTGCCAGTAAAGTCGTCAGTCGAGAACTTAAGCCACATTCCGCGGCCGTTAGAACATGATGCGAACAAACCAAACATAGCGGCCGCGTCAGATAAGCTGTCTACGGATGGATATGTTGTGTTCCCTGGACAGTTCCCACACCATGCACACCTTGATGTTAAATTTGAAGAAAGTGTTACAACTGCCCAAACTTCCGGATCCCTCATCACACCGAATTACATCCTTACCCGCTCGAATGTGTTTCGAATAAGTAACCCTTATGGAGTAGCAGTTTTGGGCATCGGCGATGCAAGTGACACAACAACACAGCAGCGTATCAACTTCACAAAAAGTGGTGTACAGGTTCACCCGTCGTACGATATTGCTACAATTCGTTTGGAATATTCTGTTGCCTTAACCAAGTATGTGCAGCCGATTCGTTTGCCCAGACTATCCGACTCGCGCAAGTATGAGATGATGGAGGGCACAAACGTTGGAAGTTTTTATGGACCGAGGAGATATTCACGTAATCAGATAATGTCCAACGTTGATTGCCATGAGCAACATCCTTACGCGTTCATTTCCTCGTATGACATTTGTACGAATGCTTTCGTAGGAGGCTCGTTTTGCAAAATGACGTACGGTTCCGGATTGATTGTTGAGGATGAAAAAGGACGTATACTGGTTGGAGTTACGTCTTCAATTTATGCATGTGAACTGAACTATCCGACGGTGTATGCGCGTGTAGCTGAGCATCGCGATTGGATTGCTACGAACTCGAATTATGTGTTTGATGTTTAG
- the LOC128305179 gene encoding collagenase-like: MQFYSAVLVVIGIVGVSAMESGVHQLPIKMFDDLEQDLRPLVVDSNQLSTDGYKVYPGQFPYHARLYAVPQLSSITIVYGGSLITPNYILTLTPSRNLNTDGYAILGIDDGSSEETQQRINFSQGGLQLHPIHNIATVRLDHPATFTNFVQPIRLPSLSDSRMYEMMEGTNVGGHLEPSRYLRNQIMSIADCQKEHPDRIIYSYHICTNTYVGGALCKTAFGSGLIVEDENGPILVGITSSIYGCNINYPTVYERVSEHRDWISMNSDYVFDF, translated from the coding sequence ATGCAGTTCTATTCGGCAGTTCTTGTTGTGATCGGTATTGTTGGAGTGTCTGCAATGGAAAGTGGCGTGCATCAATTGCCGATTAAGATGTTCGATGATCTTGAGCAGGATCTACGACCGTTAGTGGTTGATTCAAACCAACTTTCTACGGATGGATACAAAGTCTATCCCGGACAGTTCCCGTACCATGCTCGGTTGTATGCTGTTCCTCAATTATCTTCTATTACTATCGTGTATGGTGGGTCCCTCATCACACCGAATTACATCTTAACGCTTACGCCTAGCAGAAATTTAAATACTGATGGATATGCGATTTTGGGTATCGACGATGGAAGCAGCGAAGAAACGCAGCAGCGTATCAACTTCTCCCAAGGTGGTTTGCAGCTACATCCCATCCACAACATCGCTACAGTTCGCCTAGATCATCCAGCTACCTTCACGAATTTCGTGCAGCCGATTCGTTTGCCCAGCCTATCGGACTCCCGCATGTATGAGATGATGGAGGGCACAAACGTTGGAGGACATCTCGAACCATCGAGATATTTGCGTAATCAGATAATGTCGATCGCTGATTGTCAGAAGGAACATCCTGATCGAATTATTTATTCTTATCATATTTGCACGAATACATACGTAGGAGGAGCACTCTGTAAAACAGCGTTTGGTTCTGGGTTGATCGTTGAGGATGAGAATGGGCCAATACTGGTTGGAATTACGTCTTCAATTTATGGATGTAATATAAACTATCCTACGGTTTATGAACGTGTATCTGAGCATCGTGATTGGATCAGTATGAATTCGGACtatgtgtttgatttttaa
- the LOC128302874 gene encoding collagenase-like, giving the protein MQFYSTVLVVIGIVGVSAMESGVHQLPIKMFDDLEQDLRPLVVDSNPLSTDGYKVYPGQFPYHARLFTEREGLVGTILTAGSLITPNYILTSAAVRNRTTHGYAILGIDDGSTPETQQRINFSRNATQVHPVLDITIVRLDHPVTFTKYVQPIRLPSLSDSRTYEMMEGTNVGGSSSGPPFYLSRQIMPFDRCNARRICTNSFIGGAFCRPVYGSGLIVEDENGPILVGVTTEVYGCDRNTSTLYDRVSELRDWISVNSDYVFDF; this is encoded by the coding sequence ATGCAGTTCTATTCCACAGTTCTTGTTGTGATCGGTATTGTTGGGGTGTCTGCAATGGAAAGTGGCGTACATCAATTGCCGATTAAGATGTTCGATGATCTTGAGCAGGATCTACGACCGTTAGTGGTTGATTCAAACCCACTTTCTACGGATGGATACAAAGTCTACCCCGGACAGTTCCCGTACCATGCTCGGTTGTTTACTGAGCGTGAGGGTTTAGTTGGTACTATCCTGACTGCCGGGTCCCTCATTACACCGAATTATATCCTTACGAGTGCAGCGGTCAGAAATAGAACCACTCATGGATATGCGATTTTGGGTATCGACGATGGAAGCACCCCAGAAACGCAGCAGCGTATCAACTTCTCCCGAAATGCTACGCAGGTACATCCCGTCCTGGACATCACTATAGTTCGCCTAGATCATCCAGTTACCTTCACCAAGTATGTGCAACCGATTCGTTTGCCCAGCCTGTCGGACTCCCGCACGTATGAGATGATGGAAGGCACAAACGTTGGAGGATCTTCTTCCGGACCACCGTTTTATTTGAGTAGACAGATAATGCCGTTCGATAGATGCAATGCGCGTCGTATTTGCACGAATTCATTCATAGGAGGAGCATTCTGTCGTCCAGTGTACGGTTCTGGGTTGATCGTGGAGGATGAGAATGGGCCAATACTGGTTGGAGTTACAACTGAAGTCTATGGATGTGACCGGAACACTTCTACGCTTTATGACCGTGTATCTGAGCTTCGTGACTGGATCAGTGTAAACTCGGACtatgtgtttgatttttaa